A genomic segment from Ignavibacteriales bacterium encodes:
- a CDS encoding oligosaccharide flippase family protein, whose amino-acid sequence MDKSFKRDFIKGSAAASMGTIVAMVFQFLSIVIITRHITKEEFGIYVLIIVISTFLDAVSGLALEQSLVKFISSADDLERRSTFIPILIIRILLIIIAVILVVLFGNSLMPLFNFTATEFLYVIIILFILSSFRGLFYNLLQGMNLFKKYASVQTITSIVRVALLLVIVYLDDLTLKNVLLVEIVAVTFTVLLQMALIPYKEVFHWDVNFKNIKKILNFSIPLYFSGISYFIQTQVNVFIIGAYLSPVSIANYDVAGKIPQASAKGFQSFIIVFFPNLSRLLSLGERDSALILINKSLLTFSIVINMLLLVSFLFNKEIILLLFSDKYIDSSLAFSFMMVAFYLTAMSNIMGYSLVSAGLPSITLKVNIAAGAINLIGAFLMVPLWGFMGAVYSILLTGLASLLFHYLYLTKYDMQIELFSFIKPTLITITALLLYYPFIPDNLIFKMILLIVYFIAIYFVLPEVKEIFNQIAKHLFKFKPEDNS is encoded by the coding sequence ATGGATAAAAGTTTTAAAAGGGATTTTATTAAAGGTTCGGCCGCCGCTTCCATGGGAACTATAGTAGCTATGGTTTTCCAGTTTCTGAGCATCGTCATAATTACACGGCATATCACAAAAGAGGAATTTGGAATTTATGTGTTGATAATTGTGATTTCTACTTTCCTAGATGCAGTCAGCGGACTAGCACTTGAGCAAAGTCTCGTGAAATTTATATCTAGTGCCGATGATCTGGAGAGAAGATCAACATTTATTCCTATACTTATAATAAGAATTTTATTAATAATTATTGCCGTTATTCTGGTTGTTTTATTTGGCAATTCTTTAATGCCTCTGTTCAATTTTACAGCAACTGAATTTTTATATGTAATTATCATACTGTTTATATTGTCAAGCTTTAGAGGCTTGTTTTATAATTTATTACAGGGGATGAACCTCTTTAAGAAATATGCATCGGTACAAACTATAACTTCTATTGTAAGGGTAGCACTTTTACTTGTTATTGTCTATTTAGATGATTTAACTCTGAAAAACGTTTTATTAGTAGAAATAGTAGCTGTTACTTTTACAGTTTTATTACAGATGGCTCTAATTCCCTATAAAGAAGTTTTCCATTGGGATGTGAATTTTAAAAATATTAAAAAGATTCTCAATTTCAGTATTCCTCTTTACTTCTCAGGCATATCATATTTTATACAAACCCAGGTAAATGTTTTTATAATTGGCGCATATTTAAGCCCCGTTAGTATAGCTAATTACGATGTTGCAGGAAAAATTCCTCAAGCAAGCGCAAAAGGATTTCAATCATTTATTATTGTATTCTTTCCAAATCTTTCTAGACTGTTATCCTTGGGGGAACGTGATTCTGCACTTATATTAATCAACAAATCACTTTTGACCTTCTCGATTGTAATAAACATGCTGTTATTGGTTTCTTTTCTTTTCAATAAAGAGATAATTCTTTTGCTCTTTTCTGATAAGTATATAGATTCTTCATTGGCTTTTTCATTTATGATGGTTGCTTTCTATTTGACTGCAATGTCAAATATTATGGGCTATTCATTGGTTTCAGCGGGGCTACCTTCTATAACTTTAAAAGTTAATATTGCAGCAGGTGCGATTAATTTAATTGGAGCATTCTTGATGGTTCCCCTCTGGGGTTTTATGGGGGCTGTATATTCAATTCTATTGACCGGTCTTGCCTCACTACTGTTTCATTATTTATATTTAACTAAGTATGATATGCAGATAGAGCTATTTAGTTTTATTAAACCGACGTTGATAACAATTACGGCACTGCTCCTCTATTATCCATTTATTCCTGATAATCTGATATTTAAGATGATTCTTTTGATTGTCTATTTTATTGCAATTTACTTTGTATTGCCTGAAGTAAAAGAAATATTTAACCAGATTGCGAAACATTTGTTCAAGTTTAAACCTGAAGATAACAGTTAG
- a CDS encoding O-antigen ligase family protein gives MSYLSNKLQAPINGIDLLIKINSFILIYVTFFTTSIPFDPSNYADTFGGETTNIKNQVVYLFLFFSSLVILSKRFEKIFSLIRSEKYLSLFVLICLLSALWSDYKFLSFKRSFQLFVMFLVIVEALVNIDAKVLLKQLKIVVSIYLFFNLYACRFIPAAIDPVFGTWRGMEVQKNWLAQNSLYCLLSSIVFFSFDKTRLTKVYDSILILISVLIIYKAHSSTNLIAVVIIVFMGIVFQIESVFKNLGIGRSILGFVFLFILTLSGIFLIFSSEIFGLIPGYFGKDLTFSGRVDIWAFVWNDIEKQLLLGYGFATYWIMGSSRLEIFASYFEGFVVNSAHNGYLEIILQLGVVGFIFFLFPIIAYIYRMFKLNSNLAILIFISIMTLNYFESILFKVGLGITTFYFMATYVALSVFHFNLGQVNHNENNSS, from the coding sequence ATGTCATATTTATCAAATAAGCTTCAAGCACCGATTAATGGTATTGATCTACTGATCAAAATAAATTCTTTTATACTTATTTACGTTACATTTTTTACTACCAGTATTCCTTTTGACCCTAGTAATTATGCTGATACCTTTGGAGGAGAAACTACAAACATAAAAAATCAGGTTGTTTATTTATTCCTGTTTTTTTCATCATTAGTTATCTTATCAAAAAGGTTTGAAAAAATATTTTCTCTCATAAGATCTGAAAAATATCTTAGTTTATTCGTTTTAATATGTTTATTAAGTGCTTTATGGTCCGATTATAAATTTTTATCATTCAAAAGATCTTTTCAATTATTTGTTATGTTTCTTGTTATCGTAGAAGCATTGGTAAATATTGATGCTAAAGTACTATTAAAGCAGCTTAAGATAGTAGTTTCAATATATTTATTTTTTAATTTGTATGCATGCCGGTTTATTCCTGCTGCTATTGATCCGGTATTTGGAACCTGGCGAGGAATGGAAGTACAAAAAAACTGGCTTGCTCAAAACAGCCTCTATTGTCTTTTATCATCAATTGTTTTTTTTAGCTTCGATAAAACAAGATTAACAAAGGTATATGATTCCATACTTATTTTAATTTCAGTTTTAATAATTTATAAAGCTCATAGTTCAACAAATTTAATTGCAGTAGTTATTATTGTCTTTATGGGTATTGTTTTTCAGATAGAGTCGGTTTTTAAAAATTTAGGAATTGGTAGATCAATTTTGGGATTTGTGTTTTTATTTATCCTGACCTTAAGTGGGATATTTCTTATTTTTTCTTCAGAGATTTTTGGATTAATTCCCGGATATTTTGGTAAAGATTTAACTTTCTCTGGTAGAGTTGATATTTGGGCCTTTGTGTGGAATGATATAGAAAAACAATTATTACTTGGATACGGTTTTGCAACTTATTGGATAATGGGTTCTTCAAGATTAGAGATCTTTGCAAGTTATTTTGAAGGCTTTGTGGTGAACTCAGCACATAACGGTTATTTGGAAATCATACTTCAATTAGGTGTTGTTGGTTTTATATTTTTTTTATTTCCAATAATTGCATATATATATAGAATGTTCAAGTTAAATAGCAATTTAGCCATATTAATTTTTATATCAATAATGACATTAAATTATTTTGAATCTATTTTATTTAAAGTAGGTTTGGGAATCACAACTTTCTACTTTATGGCCACATATGTCGCACTTTCAGTTTTTCATTTTAACTTAGGACAAGTTAATCATAATGAGAATAATTCCTCTTAA
- a CDS encoding glycosyltransferase family 2 protein, with amino-acid sequence MNTVKYVLITAAKNEELFIEKTIQSVLNQTIKPARWVIVSDGSTDRTNDIVEQYRKKNKFIDLIALPPNKERNFSSKVNALNEAWKKIGGTEFDFIGNLDADVTLDKCYYEEVFRTFQTNPKLGIAGGIILDCVDDNVYPQNISLNSVAGAIQVFRKQCFEKIGYYIPFKYGGEDAYMEIMARMMGWEVQTLAELKVLHHRPTGTGMGSLLKANFRKGQMFYTLGYSPIFFLVRIFYRLFDKPILIGSLLNITGYLSAFIKKDKCPAGNTFIDFVRSEQKERLSSLLPFKQKGHVVKTSRMIKI; translated from the coding sequence ATGAACACTGTGAAATATGTTTTAATAACTGCAGCTAAGAACGAAGAATTATTTATAGAAAAAACAATTCAGTCAGTTCTCAATCAAACAATAAAACCAGCTAGATGGGTAATTGTAAGTGATGGTTCAACAGACAGGACCAATGATATTGTAGAACAATATAGGAAGAAAAATAAATTTATTGACTTAATTGCTCTACCTCCTAATAAGGAACGCAATTTCAGTTCGAAGGTTAATGCTCTTAATGAAGCATGGAAAAAAATTGGAGGAACGGAATTTGATTTTATTGGAAATCTTGATGCAGATGTAACTTTAGATAAATGTTATTATGAAGAAGTATTTCGAACATTCCAGACCAATCCAAAGCTGGGAATTGCAGGTGGAATTATCCTGGATTGTGTAGATGATAATGTGTACCCTCAAAATATAAGCCTTAACAGTGTTGCCGGGGCAATTCAAGTATTTAGAAAACAGTGTTTTGAAAAAATAGGCTATTATATTCCATTTAAGTACGGGGGAGAAGATGCCTACATGGAAATAATGGCAAGAATGATGGGTTGGGAGGTGCAAACTTTGGCTGAATTAAAAGTACTTCATCACAGGCCGACGGGAACCGGCATGGGAAGTTTGTTAAAGGCGAATTTCAGAAAAGGACAAATGTTTTATACATTGGGTTATTCACCAATTTTCTTTCTTGTGAGAATCTTTTACAGATTATTTGATAAACCTATTTTAATTGGGAGTTTACTGAATATAACTGGATATTTATCAGCATTTATTAAAAAGGACAAGTGCCCTGCAGGTAATACGTTTATTGATTTTGTTAGAAGTGAACAAAAAGAGCGCTTAAGTTCACTTCTTCCTTTCAAGCAAAAAGGACACGTGGTTAAAACTTCACGAATGATCAAGATTTAG
- a CDS encoding peptidoglycan bridge formation glycyltransferase FemA/FemB family protein codes for MILLKEINDKTFWHTSLQDFNDANIYQTWNFAILVQNEKIVKHIAIYSNQTLIGLVKVRIRKIPILNRGIAYILNGPVWQKRNQENNIQKLADIFVALREEFVVKQQLVLRIQPYIFSDMVSNFDFIENLGFNRIENIRRHQTLVLYLDKELDEIRKSFKQKWRNCLNQSERNDLEICEGNGQQQYNVFLGIYNQMMARKKFKENVDPYKMGKMNEALDDEYKKKIFVAYKDKIPVASIVGSAIGNTGIYLLGASNEIGMKNKASYLLQWEMIKWLKQKGCQRYDLGGINKDENPGGYHFKSGITDQEVLGMGTFESYNNRLSKRIVSFGEFIKR; via the coding sequence ATGATTTTATTAAAAGAAATTAACGACAAAACATTTTGGCATACATCATTGCAGGATTTTAATGATGCCAATATATATCAAACCTGGAATTTTGCCATATTAGTTCAAAATGAAAAGATTGTAAAACACATTGCTATTTACTCAAACCAGACTCTGATTGGTTTAGTAAAAGTACGCATCAGAAAAATACCAATCTTAAACCGTGGGATAGCTTACATTTTAAATGGACCTGTATGGCAGAAGAGAAATCAAGAAAACAATATCCAAAAATTGGCTGATATTTTTGTTGCTTTGAGAGAAGAGTTTGTAGTGAAGCAGCAACTTGTACTAAGAATACAACCATACATTTTTTCGGATATGGTTTCAAATTTCGATTTTATCGAAAATCTTGGATTTAATCGTATAGAGAATATTAGAAGACACCAGACATTAGTTTTATATCTTGATAAAGAACTTGATGAAATAAGAAAAAGTTTTAAGCAAAAATGGAGGAATTGTCTTAATCAGTCAGAAAGAAATGACCTGGAAATCTGCGAAGGTAATGGCCAGCAACAGTATAATGTTTTTCTTGGAATTTACAATCAAATGATGGCACGGAAGAAATTCAAAGAAAACGTGGATCCTTATAAAATGGGAAAAATGAATGAGGCATTGGATGATGAATACAAGAAGAAAATATTCGTCGCATATAAAGATAAAATTCCTGTCGCCAGTATAGTAGGTAGCGCCATTGGAAATACAGGTATTTATTTGCTTGGAGCATCAAATGAAATTGGGATGAAGAATAAGGCTTCGTATTTACTGCAGTGGGAAATGATAAAATGGTTAAAGCAAAAGGGATGTCAAAGATATGACCTTGGCGGAATTAATAAAGATGAGAATCCTGGGGGATATCATTTTAAATCTGGAATTACTGATCAGGAAGTACTGGGTATGGGCACTTTTGAATCATATAATAACAGGTTATCCAAGCGAATTGTTAGTTTCGGAGAGTTTATTAAAAGATAA
- a CDS encoding glycosyltransferase family 2 protein has protein sequence MNKEKYILITAAHNEQDFIEKTIVSVINQLHKPAEWIIVNDGSTDNTESIVRKYTSENLYIKLLINNRKDGRDFASKVYALNIGLKNIQASEYDYVGILDADVSFDKEYYLLLIEEFKKNPKLGIGGGNYFDIINGKKVAVHQSPFSVRGATQFFQRKCFDQIGGLIPMKYGGEDAAACFSARMHGWETKSFPDMLVLHHKPTGFAGKNLLKTRLRDGYVEYNLGYHPLFQFVKCVKRISQNPYLIGSFIRFIGFWIARFKFENQNVPKELRIFIRKEQSFRLFHINN, from the coding sequence ATGAACAAAGAGAAGTATATTTTAATAACAGCTGCCCATAATGAGCAGGACTTCATAGAGAAAACCATTGTCTCTGTCATCAATCAGTTGCATAAACCTGCAGAGTGGATAATTGTTAACGACGGATCCACTGACAACACCGAATCTATAGTACGTAAATATACCTCAGAGAATTTATATATTAAACTTTTAATTAATAATCGAAAGGATGGGCGTGATTTTGCATCAAAAGTTTACGCTTTAAATATTGGATTAAAAAATATTCAAGCATCTGAATATGATTATGTAGGAATTCTTGATGCTGATGTTTCGTTTGATAAGGAATATTATTTATTACTAATTGAAGAATTTAAGAAAAACCCAAAACTCGGGATTGGCGGCGGAAATTACTTTGATATAATTAATGGGAAAAAAGTCGCCGTTCATCAAAGTCCTTTTAGCGTTAGAGGTGCCACACAATTTTTCCAGAGAAAATGTTTTGATCAAATCGGCGGTTTAATACCCATGAAGTACGGTGGTGAAGATGCGGCTGCTTGCTTTTCAGCAAGAATGCATGGTTGGGAGACAAAAAGCTTTCCTGATATGTTAGTATTACATCACAAGCCAACAGGATTTGCTGGTAAAAATCTTTTGAAAACAAGGTTGAGAGATGGCTATGTAGAATATAATCTTGGTTACCATCCATTGTTCCAATTTGTTAAGTGCGTTAAAAGAATTTCTCAGAATCCTTATTTAATTGGAAGCTTTATTCGTTTTATTGGATTTTGGATCGCAAGATTTAAATTTGAAAATCAAAATGTACCCAAAGAGCTAAGAATTTTTATCAGGAAAGAACAGTCTTTTAGATTATTTCATATTAATAATTAG
- a CDS encoding glycosyltransferase → MSASKIKVLMIDSWVEKNGNYYALHLCKALKKAGIDISLIVIEDYVHNGTIDYPLLPLGPSRTKSVSKFKKIFKYSNYLLNIYKLIQREKYDVIHFQYFRRLRMESLYFLMLKLMGIKLAHTVHDVTPLNNSKLDHYFSLLVYKKADILFVHSNSNKTDLTQQIKLNEEKIKVVPHGDFDTFIPDRIIAKSEAREFFGLSDVQNVILFFGAIKEYKGLDILSKSIPIASSKINNLALIIAGEAGDAETRQIVLKCKDILSKLPNEVKVVVHEKYIPDAEVAKYFIASDVVVLPYRGISHSGVLHIAYSFGRPVIVSDVGDFKESVEEGKSGFVLSSNSAENLSEKIIQAFSDKQNLEKMGKYARNLSETKYSWENSATLMKPIYEIMIKNV, encoded by the coding sequence ATGAGTGCGAGTAAAATTAAAGTATTAATGATAGATTCCTGGGTAGAAAAAAACGGGAACTATTACGCTCTTCATCTTTGTAAAGCATTGAAAAAAGCCGGCATTGATATAAGTCTCATCGTAATTGAGGATTATGTACATAATGGTACTATTGATTATCCTCTCCTTCCCCTTGGGCCATCAAGAACCAAAAGCGTAAGCAAATTTAAAAAGATTTTCAAATATTCGAATTATCTCTTGAATATCTATAAGCTGATACAACGCGAAAAATACGATGTTATTCACTTTCAATATTTCCGTAGACTAAGAATGGAAAGTTTATATTTTTTGATGCTCAAATTGATGGGGATAAAACTTGCTCATACCGTACACGATGTTACACCTTTAAACAACAGCAAACTGGATCATTATTTCAGTCTTTTAGTTTATAAGAAAGCTGATATTTTGTTCGTACATTCCAATTCAAATAAAACAGACCTGACTCAGCAAATAAAACTAAATGAAGAAAAAATTAAGGTAGTTCCTCACGGTGATTTTGATACTTTTATTCCTGATCGAATCATAGCTAAATCTGAGGCAAGGGAGTTCTTTGGCTTATCGGATGTGCAGAATGTTATTTTATTTTTTGGCGCAATTAAAGAATATAAAGGATTAGATATTCTTTCGAAATCAATTCCTATAGCCTCCTCAAAAATAAATAATTTAGCGTTAATAATTGCTGGAGAGGCTGGTGACGCAGAAACAAGGCAAATTGTATTAAAATGCAAAGACATACTATCAAAGTTACCAAACGAAGTTAAAGTTGTTGTTCATGAGAAGTATATTCCAGATGCAGAAGTTGCGAAATATTTTATTGCATCTGATGTAGTTGTACTACCCTATAGAGGAATTTCACATAGCGGGGTTCTTCACATAGCTTATTCATTTGGAAGACCGGTAATTGTATCAGATGTTGGAGATTTTAAGGAGTCTGTTGAAGAAGGAAAAAGTGGATTTGTATTGTCTTCCAACAGTGCGGAAAATTTATCAGAGAAGATTATTCAGGCCTTTTCTGATAAACAGAACCTCGAAAAGATGGGGAAATATGCAAGGAATCTTAGTGAAACAAAGTATTCGTGGGAAAATAGCGCAACATTAATGAAACCGATTTACGAAATAATGATTAAGAATGTGTGA
- a CDS encoding polysaccharide deacetylase family protein, protein MITRLLKIFISIIYLLAKKIAILLGMTQGNQMCVVIYYHSVLSKEKFIRQLNYLSNKYCLVSLNSLNTITSRKNLISITFDDGLSSILKNALPELIKRKIPTTIFIPAATIGSYPKWEQKRQEIYHDDRILNLDEIKELSDQGIEIGSHTLHHTDLRNVTSEAARDEFDLSKSLLEEITGEEVVSFSFPYGSYNDQLLNLAFDCGYRFVYTTEPEMISVPTKSKIFGRIGVDPDDFFIELKLKASGAYSWLPRASRLKTKVKKFLSS, encoded by the coding sequence ATGATCACAAGATTACTAAAAATATTTATAAGTATTATATATCTTCTTGCCAAGAAAATTGCAATTCTTTTGGGCATGACTCAGGGTAATCAAATGTGTGTTGTAATCTATTATCATTCAGTGTTGAGTAAAGAAAAATTTATTCGACAGCTGAATTATCTTTCGAATAAATATTGCCTAGTTTCTTTAAATTCCCTTAATACTATTACTTCAAGGAAAAATCTAATTTCGATTACATTTGATGATGGATTATCTAGCATTTTAAAAAATGCATTACCCGAATTAATAAAAAGAAAAATCCCAACAACTATATTTATTCCTGCGGCTACGATCGGTAGTTACCCAAAGTGGGAACAAAAAAGGCAGGAAATTTACCACGACGACAGAATCTTAAACCTTGATGAAATAAAGGAATTATCAGATCAAGGTATAGAAATAGGATCTCATACTTTACACCATACAGATTTAAGAAATGTAACATCAGAGGCTGCAAGAGATGAGTTTGATTTATCAAAATCACTACTTGAAGAAATCACGGGAGAGGAAGTTGTATCGTTTAGTTTTCCCTATGGCAGTTATAATGATCAATTGTTAAATCTTGCTTTTGATTGTGGTTATAGGTTTGTTTATACAACAGAACCAGAAATGATTTCTGTTCCAACAAAAAGTAAAATATTTGGCAGGATAGGAGTGGACCCAGATGACTTTTTCATTGAATTAAAACTTAAAGCTTCTGGAGCTTATTCATGGTTACCGAGGGCAAGCAGATTGAAAACAAAAGTAAAGAAATTTCTATCAAGTTAG
- a CDS encoding peptidoglycan bridge formation glycyltransferase FemA/FemB family protein, whose product MDYKLEINSISKEAYNETLHLFQDSNLYQSYEYNLHAKGGRHMCTVVLKKGDKILGVSIVRIVKLPFFNFGLAYIYRGPVWQRKNIVNSIEILSVFLKLLKEEFVLKRKLVLRISPNLLKEKNMEFENLFNELGFTSKGKYAGSNTFYIDASLPLEELKKNLSGNWRKKLKKSENENLRFLSGREDSLYQEAEKLYLEMVKRKRFDQGIDVNKLKTTQVCLPSSLKMISTICYSKDVPISCLVFSAVGSTGIPILAATSDSGTNYNGSYLLHWQMLVYLNENGYKCFDLGGIDKEKNPNVYNFKHGMGGVEVHFLDVMDFGSNKFFNSILKRFELVKKFIR is encoded by the coding sequence ATGGATTATAAATTAGAAATTAATAGTATTTCAAAAGAAGCTTACAACGAAACTTTGCATCTTTTTCAAGATTCAAACCTTTATCAATCCTATGAATATAATTTGCACGCTAAAGGGGGAAGGCATATGTGTACGGTTGTTTTGAAAAAGGGGGATAAAATTTTAGGAGTTTCTATAGTTAGAATTGTAAAGTTGCCTTTTTTTAACTTTGGTCTAGCTTATATTTACCGTGGACCTGTGTGGCAAAGGAAAAATATAGTAAACTCTATCGAAATTCTGTCGGTATTTTTAAAACTTTTAAAAGAGGAGTTTGTTTTAAAGAGAAAATTGGTATTAAGAATCTCACCAAATTTATTAAAAGAAAAGAACATGGAATTTGAAAATTTATTTAATGAACTTGGATTTACTTCCAAAGGTAAATATGCAGGATCTAATACTTTTTATATTGATGCTAGTCTGCCTTTAGAAGAATTAAAAAAAAATCTTAGTGGAAATTGGAGAAAAAAACTTAAAAAATCAGAAAATGAAAATCTTAGGTTTTTAAGTGGTAGGGAAGATTCACTATATCAGGAAGCTGAAAAACTCTACTTGGAGATGGTTAAAAGAAAAAGATTTGATCAAGGGATAGATGTTAATAAATTAAAAACCACACAAGTATGCTTGCCCTCGTCGTTGAAAATGATTTCAACGATTTGTTATTCCAAGGATGTTCCAATAAGCTGTTTGGTTTTCTCAGCTGTTGGATCCACTGGAATCCCAATATTAGCGGCTACTTCTGACTCAGGGACTAATTACAACGGTTCATATTTGTTGCATTGGCAAATGCTGGTCTATTTAAACGAAAATGGATATAAGTGCTTTGATTTGGGAGGTATAGATAAAGAAAAAAATCCTAATGTTTATAATTTTAAGCATGGAATGGGTGGCGTTGAAGTACACTTCCTTGATGTAATGGACTTTGGATCAAATAAATTTTTTAACTCTATATTAAAAAGATTTGAGTTAGTTAAAAAATTTATTAGATAA
- the asnB gene encoding asparagine synthase (glutamine-hydrolyzing) encodes MCGICGQYYFKEKQLVSLHTIKKMADSIAHRGPDDDGYYVSDSIGLGFRRLSIIDLSGGHQPMSDLEKSVWVIFNGEIYNFPELKKELEGYGHIFQTQSDTEVIVHGYKQWGIDVLSHLSGMFGLAIWDEKKKRLVLARDRMGIKIVYYMIENGLLYFGSEIRAILAGLNRKPDINPAAINLFLRYRYTPAPHTIYKGIQKLAAGTCLVVENGNVEIKHWWNYKPQTFNPIPKEAQVKEELLELYRQAVKSHLISDVPLGILLSGGVDSNMLLALMNEFGEDWKSFTVGYGGSFHDDELDYAKESAVIFNSPHYSIKINQERFEETLSKIIACVEEPIASSSIVPMYYVCQKARQRVKVALMGQGPDELFGGYTRHLGVYYGKYWRSIPGTIRKPIGKLLSKMSKSESIRRGLDSLEVSQKLVRYQQVFSLMSESLIDGLFQDDLLTEGTGDYILDSWKNLETLIEDTDDLNGFQYLEIRTSLPDELLMYGDKLSMAHGLEVRVPYLDQKIVEYVERLPSDYHIRFGTRKWIHKQVCSDYLPKKIIKRKKRGFAANVVDRWFKESLSNDFSGILLDKSSLMYEFLKPKKVLSLYKDHTDGKEVNYKILFSLIVLEKWLRDHNL; translated from the coding sequence ATGTGTGGAATTTGCGGACAATATTATTTTAAAGAGAAGCAGCTTGTTTCTCTACACACGATAAAAAAAATGGCAGATTCAATAGCTCATCGTGGTCCTGATGATGATGGATACTATGTCTCGGATTCTATTGGGCTTGGATTTAGACGACTCTCTATTATAGATTTATCTGGTGGACACCAGCCTATGTCAGATCTGGAAAAATCAGTTTGGGTCATATTCAATGGGGAAATTTATAATTTCCCTGAGTTAAAAAAGGAACTCGAAGGTTATGGACACATCTTTCAAACCCAATCAGATACTGAAGTTATAGTCCACGGATATAAACAATGGGGAATTGATGTTCTTAGCCATCTGAGTGGGATGTTCGGTTTAGCAATCTGGGATGAAAAAAAGAAACGACTAGTTCTTGCCAGAGACCGTATGGGAATTAAAATTGTGTATTATATGATTGAAAATGGACTACTCTATTTTGGTTCAGAGATAAGGGCAATCCTCGCCGGTTTGAATAGAAAACCAGACATCAATCCAGCTGCGATAAATTTATTTTTAAGGTATCGTTATACGCCTGCACCACATACCATATATAAGGGTATCCAGAAATTAGCAGCCGGAACATGCCTAGTTGTGGAAAATGGAAATGTTGAAATAAAACATTGGTGGAATTACAAACCGCAAACCTTTAATCCCATTCCTAAGGAAGCACAGGTAAAAGAAGAACTGCTTGAGTTGTATAGGCAAGCAGTAAAAAGTCATTTGATTAGTGATGTCCCACTAGGCATACTGTTAAGCGGCGGTGTCGATTCCAACATGTTACTGGCTTTGATGAATGAATTCGGTGAAGACTGGAAATCTTTTACTGTTGGGTATGGAGGATCATTTCACGATGATGAATTGGATTATGCAAAAGAATCAGCAGTTATTTTTAATTCACCTCATTACTCTATAAAAATAAATCAGGAACGATTTGAAGAAACGCTTTCAAAAATCATCGCTTGTGTTGAAGAGCCAATTGCATCATCCTCCATAGTACCAATGTATTATGTCTGTCAAAAAGCCAGACAACGAGTAAAAGTAGCCTTAATGGGGCAGGGACCGGATGAATTGTTTGGTGGATACACAAGACATCTCGGTGTTTATTATGGCAAATATTGGCGTTCTATACCAGGGACAATAAGAAAACCAATCGGTAAACTTCTGTCAAAAATGTCAAAAAGTGAATCGATCAGAAGGGGTTTAGATTCGCTAGAAGTTTCGCAAAAGTTGGTTCGTTATCAACAGGTATTTTCTTTAATGTCTGAATCTCTCATAGATGGCCTGTTCCAGGACGACCTATTAACTGAAGGAACTGGCGATTATATACTTGATTCGTGGAAAAATTTAGAGACATTAATTGAAGATACAGATGACCTTAATGGTTTTCAATATTTGGAGATTCGAACCTCACTTCCTGATGAACTGCTGATGTACGGGGACAAATTGTCAATGGCGCATGGCCTTGAAGTGCGCGTTCCCTATCTTGATCAAAAAATCGTGGAATATGTTGAACGCTTACCTTCTGATTATCATATAAGATTTGGAACCCGAAAATGGATCCATAAGCAAGTTTGTTCAGATTATTTACCAAAGAAGATCATTAAACGAAAAAAGCGCGGATTCGCAGCAAACGTGGTTGATAGATGGTTCAAGGAATCACTTTCAAATGACTTTAGTGGTATTCTACTTGATAAAAGTTCGCTTATGTATGAGTTTTTAAAACCAAAAAAAGTACTCTCCTTATATAAGGATCATACTGATGGCAAAGAGGTTAATTATAAAATTCTATTCAGTCTAATTGTACTTGAAAAATGGCTTAGAGATCATAACTTATAG